Proteins from one Sabethes cyaneus chromosome 2, idSabCyanKW18_F2, whole genome shotgun sequence genomic window:
- the LOC128737990 gene encoding clavesin-2-like, producing the protein MASGEVFSVDKSPAEYKTYKSTLTDQERQLAKVELGENDASREQCLQQMRDWIARHQHIQKCRTDPLFLLRFLRARKFNLPDACEMLERYLSMRQVFKIWYENLDPEDKYMKQLVATEGALPLGLDERGRMVALVKVRNFDPTKYTSHHLGRFTHMAFEAFYDDEQVQLGGGVAIVDCEDAAMAHFTLFKLSDIRNFMEHLKLALPVRVQEVHIIGLPRIGAAIGDLVVSLASTEMKRRIHFHATLDDALKLLDQSLLPMEYGGTQDARDITERLRKRLEEQRSKLVQLDEMIIDVAPYTSFWHQGRDEDVEFGMEID; encoded by the exons ATGGCAAGTGGAGAAGTTTTCAGTGTCGATAAAAGTCCCGCGGAGTATAAGACGTATAAAAGTACGTTAACAGATCAAGAACGTCAGCTGGCCAAGGTAGAATTGGGAGAAAATGATGCAAGCCGAGAGCAATGTCTTCAGCAGATGCGAGATTGGATTGCACGACATCAACACATTCAGAAGTGTCGTACGGATCCTTTGTTTTTGTTGAGATTTTTGCGAGCGCGAAAGTTTAACCTTCCGGATGCTTGTGAAATGTTAGAACGGTACCTGTCTATGCGACAGGTGTTTAAAATCTGGTACGAAAATTTGGATCCGGAAGATAAATACATGAAACAGCTGGTGGCAACAGAAGGTGCGTTGCCTTTGGGACTCGACGAACGGGGCCGAATGGTAGCATTGGTGAAGGTACGAAATTTTGACCCAACCAAGTACACAAGCCACCATTTGGGTCGGTTTACCCATATGGCATTTGAGGCATTCTATGACGACGAACAGGTTCAACTTGGAGGGGGTGTCGCTATTGTGGATTGCGAAGATGCTGCAATGGCTCACTTTACGCTGTTTAAACTATCGGATATTAGGAATTTCATGGAGCATCTGAAGCTTGCGCTACCAGTACGCGTTCAGGAAGTGCACATAATTGGACTGCCTCGTATTGGGGCCGCGATTGGTGATCTCGTAGTTAGTCTGGCTAGCACCGAAATGAAGCGAAGGATTCAT TTCCACGCAACACTGGACGATGCACTGAAATTACTGGACCAGTCCCTACTGCCAATGGAATACGGGGGTACACAGGATGCACGGGATATCACAGAGCGGCTGCGAAAACGCCTGGAGGAGCAACGAtccaaattagttcaactagATGAAATGATAATCGATGTTGCACCATACACTAGCTTCTGGCATCAAGGCCGAGATGAAGATGTTGAGTTTGGCATGGAGATTGACTGA